GCATCCTTCCCAAGCAAAATACTGGTACCAAGAATACGCTTTTGATTATTACCAACACTCGATATATCAACATAGCGAAACGTATCTTTAGGTTGCAATCGAGGATCCTTAGTGCCTGTCTTTTCCTCACACACCTCCCCCAGCCTCACCCATCGCCAGCCGTCAGGTAGTTTTGCCACATTATTCAAGTTCATCCGAAAATCTCCATAGCTCACCCTCCCCCGGGCCCCCTCCCGTCAAGGGAGGGGGAAGTTTAGCTGCTCGAACCAGTCTCCCCTTGCGGGAGGGGGAATAGCAACAGCCTTTTGCTTTGCTTCGCATCTCCCCTCCCCTCGTGGGAGGGGATTAAGGGGAGGGAATAATATTTCATGCTGAAAAGATCCTCTCTTTTGTCTCCCTCAGCACGTTTGCAGGATTTCCAAGAGCTCTCAAAGCCTCAAGTCCTCCTGCCCGCATAACCGCTGGTGTTTTAAATATCTGCTGATTCTCAAGGCCTTCCGTCCCGCCACGCGTAAATTGGGCTGCAATTGCCTTGATGACATCTGCCGTGACCGGAGGCATCTCCCTCAGCCACTCTTCATGCTTGTAGGTGAAGGCCTCTGCCCGTCCCTTACGGGTCCTCGGCGCCATGCCGTAAGCCGCATCTGCAAGGACATCATAGAGGTCATAGTCCTCCATGGCCTCAACGATGCGGAGGACATTCGGTGAATAACCGGACGAAACAAGCCGGTCAATGAGCGGCTGGCGAACGGCAGGAGTAATCCAGTCTTTGCGGAATATGTCAATCGTCGGGGCCTCATGAATGAGCCTCTCAGCCATACGGTTTTTATACTCTTCCACAGTAACCGGCATGGCCTTTCCGTCAACATCTGTAACAATATAACGCCCGGCAGGGGTAATCCTTACATCAAACCCTTCTACTACAATAGAGTGCTCAGGTTCTCCTTCGTCGCCTCCACCACCTTCGCTGCCACGACTGCTTTTAGATTGTTTAGTGATAAACTCCTCTCCAAAGAGGCGGGTGGCGTCTGTATAGTCATAGACCCGGAACATGAGTTTGCCGGATGGGAGATCAATCCGTGTCCCCCTGCCGACCATCTGGTAAAAGGCTATAGGGGACTTCACGTATTTGAAAAAGACGATGTTGCGTACACAGGGGACATCAACGCCGGTAGTCAGTAGATCCACTGTCGTGGCAATGAAGTGATGCCGCATCGCGCCTCTGAGATCAGGGAGATAATCACTTCCTCCGGATGCTGCTGTACACTTGAAGGCATAGGGCTCAAGTCGTGGCCTCCCGTTCTCCTTACACCATTCAGTATAGAGGTTGTTCATGGTGGCCGCCACATCGTCTGCATGACGGTCGCGGGCGCAGAAGATAATCGTCTTTTGTTCAGGGCCTCCGGTCTCAAGGAGGTATTTGAAAAGGTCCTGACACATCACAAGGACACGGTCAGGAAGAAGGAGCTTGTCTTCAAACAGATATTTCTCATACAGGTGACGGATATCCCCTGCACCCACAGCCTCTCCGGTTACGGCATCTTTGGGTTTGCGGGCGATGATTTCTTCCAAACTGACCCCGGTGTCATCGAGATTCACCCGCCCTTTATATATCTCGCAGGCCGCCAGGTATCCATCTTCAATGGCCTGGGCCATGTCGTACTCATACACTGGCTCGCCGAAATGTCTCACGTTGTCTGCCGTAATCTGCTCGTCTCTCGCGCCTTCATCCGTATCTGCAGTAGGGAATCTTCTCGGTGTCGCAGTCAGGCCTATCTGAACCGCCTCAGGATTCCGTGTAAGGACCTGAGACCACTTTCCCCATGCCGAGCGGTGACACTCGTCTATGATGATATGGCTGAAGTAGTTTTCAGGATAGTGCTGAATGAGGAAGTTCGCATCGGCTTCGTCTGAATCCACATCGAGGGTCTGATAGGTTGCCACAACCACCCTCGCATTTTTGACAGGATCATTACCAGCCGCGGCAGCGGCATCCGACCCAAAGAGTCTCTGCATAGCGCCGAGTCCCTGGGTGCGGAGTTCCTCGCGGTCACAGACAAAGAGGGCTCGCCGCATATTGCCGGCGTCCGCGATCTTTTTGAGGAGGTCGACGGCGATAAAGGTCTTTCCCGCCCCTGTGGCAAGGGAGAGCAGTGCCCGTTTCAGTTCACCGGATAGCTCGCACCGTGCCATCTTTTCGAGGAGGGCCCGGATCGCGGCATCCTGATAATATCTCCGTGCACCCTCGCCGCCGGTATAAGGCGTCAGGAGCGCCATGGCGGCAGGAGAATCGAGGCGGAACCCTTTCCCATTCTCATAACGGACACGCAGGTCATCAGGAGATGGAAACTCCGACATGGAACGGGGAGCACTGGTCATACCCGTAAAGAAGTCGTACTCGACAAATTGGTGACCATTGGAGGAAAAGACAAAGGGGACATTGATCCGCTTACAGATGGCATAAGCCTTGGCCTGCTCAAGGCCATGACCCGGCGGAAGCCTTTCAGCCTTAGCCTCAATGAGGGCCAATGCTACCGGCTGACTGTCTGCATTTACCCTGATACGAAGGGTATAATCAACCCTCCCTTTGGCCCTGCGCTGTGCCTTGCCCTCGATAATCTCAATCGTCCCTGCACTGACCTCCCGCTTGATGTGGTCCTCTGTCCATCCACGGGTATGAATGGCAGGGTCAATCAACTTGGCACGAGTATCCGCTTCGTTCAAGGACATGGGTGGATAATACAATAAACAGAGGTTGGATTCAATCTGAACTTAGGGATATAAGTTGCATGCCTATTCGGAATACTGTATAAAAAATAATATTTTGTTTCCATTTCAAATGGAATGGGATTAACACTAAAAACATGACACATGATGAAATATTTAAGCAATGGAATGAGTGGCTGGGGATCATCTATACCGATATTCAGGAATTGGTTATCCGGCGTTATATTTTCTGGGAGGTGCAAAAGATAATTCGGGCAAACCCTCGAATTCAGAAATCCAGTTCTTTTTACACATGGCTGGGAAGCGTGTTTGCCGCCGCTGCCTCTATTGGTGTCAGGCGACAAGCAGATAACAGAACAGACGTTATCTCTCTTTACCGATTACTTTCTGAAATTAAGAAAAAACCGGAGGTTCTTTCCAGGGAAAGGTATGTAACTCTATATAGTGATCCAGAAATCAGGAAAGGAGTTGCCAATTGTCACTTTGATAGATTTGCAGGTGTCGGAAACACCCATGTAGACCGAAGGAAAGTTGAAAAAGATATAGGCGATATTGCCGCTATAACATCCAGATTAAAAGACTATGCCAATGAACGCGTAGCACACTATAGCAAAAAAGATCCCAAGACAGTTCCAACATATAATGACCTGAACAAATGTATCGATTTCTTAGAAGAACTTATTATAAAGTATTGGGCCCTCTTTCGTGCCGAAACTGCAGTGACTCTTCTCCCTACCTGGCAGTATGATTGGAAGGGGATTTTTCGTGAACCTTGGATTCCTGCAAGCATCCGTAATACTAAGAAGGGATATGCGGAATAGCATAAGATTAAGCCTCTATTTTTAACCCTGGGCTTCTATTCTTTCTATGCCATGTTCCTCAAACTCTTCCTCATATTTTTCAATGAAAGGGGCCTCTTTTTCTAAACGCTCCTGCCAGGTCATTTTTGTTACTTTGTCTTCTCCATATTCTCTAATAAGATCACGCCGCGCCAGACGATAAATCAATTCATCCCAGAAATTATCATTATTGTAATCGTCTATATACTGATCTAATTCTCCTTCTTCCAGTTCTTTGGCAACAAAGTATTCTTTCAGGTCATTATCATAGATGATGCTTTGTTTAAGGCCAAACTCTTTGAAATAAGAAAGAATATATTGCTCCAACTCATCAAATTTCTTGACACGATCATCCGTGCGAAAGGCATTGACCATCCAGGTCCCCAAATAGACTAACTTTACCAGATCTTCATATTGTTCTTTTGTAAATCTGATCTCCATTGGTAGTGCTCCTTGTAATGAAGTTTAAGTATATGTGTGGATGATACAATAAACGGTCGTGGGATTCAATCGATGTTGCGGAGAATCGCTCCTTGTGCTAACCTCGCCTTATCAAACAGCCCTTGAAGGAAGCCATGAGATGAAGAATGTTTTTTCATACACGCCGATCGGCCATCTGCGGACCCCATACACGACTGCGGAATCTATCCCGAAGGCGATGGGAAAACCGCCGGTGGCTGAAGGCGTAATCGAGCTTGATCCGGCCTATGTGGAGGGTCTCCTCGACATAGAAGGTTTTTCTCACCTGCTGGTGATCGTGGCATTCCATCTCAGCATAGACAAACCTCTTCGGGTTATGCCGCCGGGACAATCAAAGGAACGCGGGGTGTTTGCTACCCGTTCCCCGCACCGGCCCAATGCCATCGGTGTTCTGACCGTAGAACTCCTTTCACGTCGTGGGACCAAATTAAACATCCGTGGAGTGGATGTAGTAGACGGTACACCAGTACTGGACATCAAACCTTATCTGCGGCATTTCGATTGCCGTCCGGAAGCTGGAACGGGTTGGATTGGTGAACAGTAAACAGCAATGTCATAAATTAGAAAAAAGTGCATCATATTAATGTTATTAGTGACGCACCCCACGTCAGCCCCCCTCCAAAGGCAGCCATTAAGACTGTGTCGCCCTTTTTTATCCTTCCCTCTCTTACAAGTTTATCGAGTGTGATCGGGATAGAGGCTGATGAGGTATTTCCTGTATGAGTAATGGTAACAGGCACCTTTTCTTCAGGGATGCCGAGACGTGAAGTTACCTGTTTGATGATGCGAAGGTTTGCCTGGTGGAATATAAAGTGGTCTATATCGTCAAGATTGAGGCCGCACTTTTTTGCTGTGTCTGTCAGTAGCGACTCAAAGGTCCTGATGGCCTTGCGGTAGACCCTGCTGCCGTCCATCCGCATAGCATGAAGACCGGATGATACTGTATCATCTGTTGATGGGATTCTTGATCCGCCTGCCGGGAGATGGATCCACTTCCAGCCGGTTCCATCGGCAAAGAGCCAGGTGCCAAGCAGTTTTGCTGACAGGCAGATGGGATTATCATAAGGGCTTGGGTTGAGTCTTGCATTGTTGCTGCTAAGTACTACTGCGCCTGCCCCATCGCCAAATAATATGGCAGTCTCCTTATCTTTGGGATTTACAAATCTTGATTTTACTTCTGCGGCAATAACAAGCGCCTTGTCTGTCTGGCCGCTCCGGATAAACATCTCTGCTGTGTTCATGGAATATAAAAAACCTGAACAGGATGCGTTGATGTCAAAGGCTGCTGCCTTTTTTGCCCCTATTTTTTTCTGCACGAGACAGGCTGTAGACGGCATGAACATATCCTGGGAGGTTGTTGACAGCACAATAAGTCCCAACTCATCCGCAGACACCCCTGCAGATTTAAGCGCTGACAGCGCAGCCTGAGTTGCCATGTCAGACGTTGCTTCATCCTCGCCTGCCCGCCTGCGCTCAAGTATTCCGGTCATCTTTTCTATTTCGTCTGGCGTTAAACCTGTGAGTCTTGCAAGTTCTTCATTAGCAACGATCTTTTCAGGCAGATATGAGCCGGTTCCTATGATGTATGCCTTGCTGGTCATTAAATATCCCACCCTGAAATTAACTCTTGCTATTTTATCAAATTTTTGTTTATAATGTACAAAGTAATTATGAGAAGCAAAACATTTGCAGTATCATCCGCTGTAGTCCTTCTTTCAGCCGCCCTGCTTTTTAACGGTTGCGCAGGGAGCAATAAGACTGATACCCTGTCAAAGACTGATGGTCTTACGGACAGCCTCAGGGAATTGTATGATGCAGATACCCTTATAAAGAAGGCTGACAAGCTTTTTAAGGAAAAAGACTATCCAGGGGCTATACAGGAATACAAACGGTTTCTGGAACTGCATCCAATTCATAAGTCTGCCTCTTATTCCCAGTACAGGATAGGACTTTCCTACTTCAAGCAGATCAAGTCAATTGACCGGGATATAGAGCCTGTTCAGAAGGCCATGACTGCGTTTGATACAGTTATAAAGGTATACCCTAACAGTGACTATATAAGTGATAGTACGGAAAAGATGAAGATATGCAGGGACAGGCTGGCAGAGCGTGAGTTTTATATCGGCAATTTTTATCTGCACAAGGAAGATTATCAGGCGGCCATTGTCAGGTTTAATAATGTCCTTTCAGACTATAATGGCTCCTCAGTAGCAGAAAAGACCTTATATCATCTTGGGGTAGCATACAGCTCCTCGAGCAAAGCTGACAAGGCCAGAGAGATTCTACAGAGCCTCCTCACTGTTTACCCTGAGAGCAGATACAAAGAAGACGCCTCTCAACTCCTTGCCAAACTAAATGGCAATTAATGCCAACGCAGATAACATAGCCTCCATACGGACGGCATAAATGGCTTTCGACAAGGCTTCGATGTGAGCTCAGCCGAACGGCGGACGACGATGAAAACCGGAGGCGTACTTATTAGTAAGTCGAGGATTTTCTGAGGAGTCCAACGCCGTATAAAGCCATTTAGAACGTTCGTATGGCTTCGTTCATACTGCCGGTGCGATATCCTTCCAGATCAAGGGTAATATAGGTAAATCCAAATTCCCTGAACTTCTTTGCGATAGTATCTCTTAAGGACAGGTCTTCCATGAAGCGGCTTAACTCATCTGATGCAACCTCTATCCTGGCTACTTCTCCATGATAGCGGACACGGAATTGTTTAAATCCGAG
This window of the Nitrospirota bacterium genome carries:
- a CDS encoding DEAD/DEAH box helicase family protein; translation: MNEADTRAKLIDPAIHTRGWTEDHIKREVSAGTIEIIEGKAQRRAKGRVDYTLRIRVNADSQPVALALIEAKAERLPPGHGLEQAKAYAICKRINVPFVFSSNGHQFVEYDFFTGMTSAPRSMSEFPSPDDLRVRYENGKGFRLDSPAAMALLTPYTGGEGARRYYQDAAIRALLEKMARCELSGELKRALLSLATGAGKTFIAVDLLKKIADAGNMRRALFVCDREELRTQGLGAMQRLFGSDAAAAAGNDPVKNARVVVATYQTLDVDSDEADANFLIQHYPENYFSHIIIDECHRSAWGKWSQVLTRNPEAVQIGLTATPRRFPTADTDEGARDEQITADNVRHFGEPVYEYDMAQAIEDGYLAACEIYKGRVNLDDTGVSLEEIIARKPKDAVTGEAVGAGDIRHLYEKYLFEDKLLLPDRVLVMCQDLFKYLLETGGPEQKTIIFCARDRHADDVAATMNNLYTEWCKENGRPRLEPYAFKCTAASGGSDYLPDLRGAMRHHFIATTVDLLTTGVDVPCVRNIVFFKYVKSPIAFYQMVGRGTRIDLPSGKLMFRVYDYTDATRLFGEEFITKQSKSSRGSEGGGGDEGEPEHSIVVEGFDVRITPAGRYIVTDVDGKAMPVTVEEYKNRMAERLIHEAPTIDIFRKDWITPAVRQPLIDRLVSSGYSPNVLRIVEAMEDYDLYDVLADAAYGMAPRTRKGRAEAFTYKHEEWLREMPPVTADVIKAIAAQFTRGGTEGLENQQIFKTPAVMRAGGLEALRALGNPANVLRETKERIFSA
- the tsaA gene encoding tRNA (N6-threonylcarbamoyladenosine(37)-N6)-methyltransferase TrmO is translated as MKNVFSYTPIGHLRTPYTTAESIPKAMGKPPVAEGVIELDPAYVEGLLDIEGFSHLLVIVAFHLSIDKPLRVMPPGQSKERGVFATRSPHRPNAIGVLTVELLSRRGTKLNIRGVDVVDGTPVLDIKPYLRHFDCRPEAGTGWIGEQ
- a CDS encoding ketoacyl-ACP synthase III; this encodes MTSKAYIIGTGSYLPEKIVANEELARLTGLTPDEIEKMTGILERRRAGEDEATSDMATQAALSALKSAGVSADELGLIVLSTTSQDMFMPSTACLVQKKIGAKKAAAFDINASCSGFLYSMNTAEMFIRSGQTDKALVIAAEVKSRFVNPKDKETAILFGDGAGAVVLSSNNARLNPSPYDNPICLSAKLLGTWLFADGTGWKWIHLPAGGSRIPSTDDTVSSGLHAMRMDGSRVYRKAIRTFESLLTDTAKKCGLNLDDIDHFIFHQANLRIIKQVTSRLGIPEEKVPVTITHTGNTSSASIPITLDKLVREGRIKKGDTVLMAAFGGGLTWGASLITLI
- the bamD gene encoding outer membrane protein assembly factor BamD codes for the protein MYKVIMRSKTFAVSSAVVLLSAALLFNGCAGSNKTDTLSKTDGLTDSLRELYDADTLIKKADKLFKEKDYPGAIQEYKRFLELHPIHKSASYSQYRIGLSYFKQIKSIDRDIEPVQKAMTAFDTVIKVYPNSDYISDSTEKMKICRDRLAEREFYIGNFYLHKEDYQAAIVRFNNVLSDYNGSSVAEKTLYHLGVAYSSSSKADKAREILQSLLTVYPESRYKEDASQLLAKLNGN